A stretch of the uncultured Campylobacter sp. genome encodes the following:
- a CDS encoding alpha-hydroxy acid oxidase — protein MKDLTLMTNIEDLRQVCYRNVPKMFYEYVDTGSWTQTTYRENRTDFEPIKFKQKILVDMANRSLETELLGKKVKFPAMTAPVGFMGMMWADGEIHMARAAQKFGIPFTLSTMSICSIEDLVEAGIEPFWFQLYVMRDREFMKDLIRRAKAANCSALVVTVDLQVLGNRHRDIKNGLSTPPKFTIPNLINLSTKIPWGLRYLKNRRWTFRNIAGHAKNVSDLSSLSSWTKEQFDPSLQWSDIEEIKNLWGGKIILKGIMLPEDAQLAVKHGADAIIVSNHGGRQMDGTLSSIKALPDIVAAVGDKTEVWIDSGFYTGQDMLKAWAMGAKGVMLGRAPVYGLGAYGEEGVTRALQILYDEMDTTMAFAGHRDIKDVTSDILIPGTYPTSSI, from the coding sequence ATGAAAGACTTAACTTTGATGACCAACATCGAAGACCTAAGGCAAGTATGCTACCGCAACGTGCCTAAAATGTTTTATGAGTACGTAGATACGGGATCTTGGACGCAGACCACGTACCGCGAAAACCGCACGGATTTTGAGCCGATAAAATTTAAACAAAAAATCCTAGTAGATATGGCAAATCGCAGCCTAGAGACCGAGCTACTAGGCAAAAAGGTAAAATTTCCGGCTATGACCGCGCCGGTAGGGTTTATGGGGATGATGTGGGCAGACGGCGAGATACATATGGCACGCGCCGCTCAAAAATTCGGCATACCTTTTACGCTCTCTACTATGTCGATCTGCTCGATCGAAGACCTCGTCGAGGCCGGAATCGAGCCGTTTTGGTTTCAGCTTTACGTTATGCGCGATAGGGAGTTTATGAAAGACCTAATCCGCAGAGCAAAAGCCGCAAACTGCTCCGCTCTCGTAGTCACGGTCGATCTGCAAGTGCTGGGAAATCGCCACCGCGATATCAAAAACGGCCTATCTACACCGCCTAAATTTACGATACCAAATCTCATAAATCTAAGCACTAAAATCCCGTGGGGACTAAGGTATCTAAAAAACAGACGCTGGACGTTTAGAAATATCGCCGGCCACGCAAAAAACGTAAGCGATCTAAGCTCGCTAAGCTCATGGACTAAAGAGCAGTTTGATCCGAGCTTACAGTGGAGCGATATTGAGGAGATCAAAAATCTCTGGGGCGGTAAGATAATTTTAAAAGGCATTATGTTGCCCGAAGACGCGCAGTTAGCCGTCAAGCACGGCGCAGACGCCATCATAGTATCAAACCACGGCGGACGTCAGATGGACGGCACTCTCTCCTCGATCAAGGCGCTACCCGATATCGTCGCAGCCGTCGGCGACAAAACCGAGGTGTGGATAGATAGCGGATTTTACACCGGTCAAGATATGCTAAAAGCGTGGGCTATGGGCGCAAAAGGCGTGATGCTCGGACGAGCGCCCGTTTACGGGCTTGGCGCATACGGCGAGGAAGGCGTTACGCGAGCGCTGCAAATTTTATACGACGAGATGGATACGACGATGGCTTTTGCCGGACATAGAGACATCAAGGATGTAACAAGCGATATTTTGATCCCAGGCACCTACCCTACGTCAAGCATTTAG